In Mycobacterium gallinarum, a single window of DNA contains:
- a CDS encoding NUDIX hydrolase, with product MRGDGDGWVVSNTGSWFWGRHGAAGLLLRAPHHDGSAAVLLQHRAAWSHQGGTWGLPGGARDSHETVEQAAIREAHEEAGLSEDQLTVRTKVITKEVFGEDDTYWSYTTVIADAPEQLPTTPNRESAELRWVAEDDVADLPLHPGFAASWARLRTESASIPLLVNKQL from the coding sequence GTGCGCGGCGATGGCGACGGCTGGGTGGTGTCCAATACCGGCTCGTGGTTCTGGGGTAGGCATGGTGCTGCGGGTCTGTTGCTGCGGGCGCCGCATCACGACGGTTCGGCCGCGGTGCTGCTGCAGCATCGCGCGGCCTGGAGTCATCAGGGTGGAACGTGGGGCCTGCCGGGTGGTGCGCGCGACAGTCACGAAACCGTCGAACAGGCTGCAATCCGGGAGGCGCACGAGGAAGCCGGACTGTCCGAGGATCAGCTCACGGTGCGCACGAAGGTCATCACCAAAGAGGTGTTCGGTGAGGACGACACCTATTGGAGCTACACGACGGTCATCGCCGACGCCCCCGAACAGCTGCCGACCACACCCAATCGGGAGAGTGCCGAACTGCGCTGGGTCGCCGAGGACGACGTCGCGGATCTGCCCCTGCACCCTGGCTTCGCCGCCAGCTGGGCGCGGTTGCGCACCGAGTCGGCATCGATCCCGCTGCTGGTCAACAAGCAGCTCTGA
- the glnX gene encoding protein kinase G-activating protein GlnX gives MTVELAHPSTEPLASRSPTTPAHPRWWFLWTTPGRILSIGVVLSALVIASAFATSTTINDRQAALTTVLNHTEPLAFAAGQLYTTLSVADAAAATAFIAGAEPRDVRQRYEQAITDASVAVTRASSGLTDEPMVQLLGRVNAELSVYTGLVETARTNNRAGNPVGSSYLSEASALMQTRILPDAQRLYEETSARVDAETTASTRIPGPVILVVLATLLFGIFANRWLARRTRRRINIGFIAGGLAVLIMLVWVGTALIISTADSRSAKDTAAESLKTVTTLAITAQQARADETLSLIRRGDEDVRKQSYYQRIDVMQQQLSDYLARDDVIDKTDLADAEQLLKKWRAADDRINAYIAVGNYQAATQVALGTGEDDSTPAFNKLDDALGKGIEESRSQLRGDIVNAHRVLSGATVGAAVLSVVAALAVALGLWPRLSEYR, from the coding sequence GTGACTGTGGAGTTGGCGCACCCGTCGACCGAGCCACTCGCGTCACGGTCGCCCACAACACCAGCGCACCCACGCTGGTGGTTCCTCTGGACCACCCCTGGCCGGATTCTGAGCATCGGTGTCGTGCTGTCCGCGTTGGTGATCGCGAGCGCCTTTGCCACGTCGACGACGATCAACGACCGCCAGGCGGCGTTGACCACTGTTCTCAACCACACCGAACCGTTGGCGTTCGCCGCGGGGCAGCTGTACACGACGCTGTCGGTGGCCGACGCCGCGGCGGCCACGGCGTTCATCGCCGGCGCCGAACCGCGCGACGTCCGGCAGCGCTACGAACAGGCGATCACCGACGCCTCCGTCGCGGTCACCAGGGCTTCCAGTGGGCTCACCGACGAGCCGATGGTGCAGTTGCTCGGCCGGGTGAACGCCGAACTGTCGGTGTACACCGGGCTGGTCGAGACGGCCCGCACCAACAACCGGGCCGGAAATCCGGTCGGCTCTTCCTATCTATCCGAGGCGTCGGCGCTGATGCAGACGCGGATCCTGCCCGACGCGCAGCGTCTCTACGAGGAGACCTCGGCGCGGGTGGACGCGGAGACCACGGCCTCGACACGCATTCCGGGTCCGGTGATCCTGGTCGTGCTCGCGACGTTGTTGTTCGGTATTTTCGCCAACCGCTGGCTGGCCCGCCGGACCCGGCGACGCATCAACATCGGCTTCATCGCGGGTGGGCTGGCGGTGCTGATCATGCTGGTGTGGGTCGGAACCGCGCTGATCATCTCGACCGCCGACAGCCGCAGCGCCAAAGACACTGCCGCCGAGTCGCTCAAGACCGTGACCACCCTGGCGATCACCGCTCAGCAGGCCCGCGCCGACGAAACCCTTTCACTGATTCGCCGCGGCGACGAGGACGTGCGCAAGCAGTCGTACTACCAGCGCATCGACGTCATGCAGCAGCAGCTGTCGGACTACCTTGCCCGCGACGACGTCATAGACAAGACCGATCTGGCCGACGCGGAACAACTGCTCAAGAAATGGCGGGCGGCCGACGACCGGATCAACGCCTACATCGCGGTCGGCAACTATCAGGCCGCCACCCAGGTGGCGCTCGGCACCGGCGAAGACGACTCCACTCCGGCGTTCAACAAGCTCGACGACGCGCTCGGCAAGGGCATCGAGGAGAGCCGTAGTCAGCTCCGCGGCGACATCGTCAACGCCCACCGCGTGCTGTCCGGCGCTACCGTCGGAGCAGCGGTGCTGTCCGTCGTCGCGGCGTTGGCGGTGGCACTGGGTTTGTGGCCGAGGTTGAGTGAGTACAGATGA
- the thiE gene encoding thiamine phosphate synthase codes for MHKASERLAGSLLYLCTDARRERGDLAEFADAALAGGVDVIQLRDKGSPGEQQYGPLEARGELEALAVLADAARRHDALLAVNDRADIALAVGADVLHLGQDDLPLPIARRIIGDGPLIGRSTHDEAQVAAATSEDVDYFCVGPCWPTPTKPGRPAPGLDLVHAAARSGTPKPWFAIGGIDAARLPEVIAAGARRVVVVRAITAADDPSAAARQLKEALRAAC; via the coding sequence GTGCACAAAGCCTCCGAACGCCTCGCCGGATCCTTGCTCTATCTGTGCACCGACGCCCGGCGCGAGCGCGGTGACCTCGCCGAGTTTGCCGATGCGGCCCTGGCGGGCGGAGTCGACGTCATTCAGTTGCGGGACAAGGGTTCGCCGGGTGAGCAGCAATACGGGCCGCTGGAGGCGCGCGGGGAACTCGAGGCGCTGGCCGTCCTCGCCGACGCCGCCCGGCGGCACGACGCGTTGCTGGCGGTCAACGACCGGGCCGACATCGCCTTGGCCGTAGGCGCCGACGTGCTGCACCTCGGCCAGGACGACCTGCCGCTTCCGATCGCCCGCCGCATCATCGGCGACGGCCCACTGATCGGCCGATCCACCCACGACGAGGCGCAGGTGGCCGCTGCGACGTCAGAGGACGTCGACTATTTCTGCGTCGGGCCGTGCTGGCCGACGCCGACGAAGCCCGGCCGCCCGGCACCGGGCCTGGACCTGGTGCACGCCGCGGCGCGGTCCGGGACGCCGAAACCGTGGTTCGCCATCGGCGGGATCGACGCTGCGCGACTGCCGGAGGTCATTGCCGCCGGGGCACGCCGGGTCGTGGTGGTGCGCGCGATCACCGCGGCCGACGATCCGTCCGCGGCGGCGCGACAGTTGAAGGAAGCGCTCAGAGCTGCTTGTTGA
- a CDS encoding glutamate ABC transporter substrate-binding protein, producing the protein MLRKLTAILAAAAVVAGCAQASSVIQTPGVTLPPPTPAGMEEMPPEIVRIPTEPDDECDRTASLRPFNNRSDAEAAVENIRTRGRLIVGLDIGSNLFSFRDPITGEITGFDVDIAGEIARDIFGTPSQVEYRILSSADRIAGLQNNQVDVVVKTMTITCERKKLVNFSTVYFNANQRILAARDSTISEPSDLSGKRVCVAKGTTSLQRIQEITPPPIIVGVVAWADCLVALQQRQADAVSTDDSILAGLVAQDPYLHIVGPSLNEEPYGIGINLQNTGLVRFVNGTLERIRRDGTWNTLYRKWLTVLGPAPAPPVARYSG; encoded by the coding sequence ATGTTGCGAAAGCTCACCGCCATCCTCGCCGCGGCAGCGGTGGTGGCGGGGTGTGCGCAGGCGTCGTCGGTGATTCAGACACCCGGCGTGACGCTTCCTCCCCCGACCCCCGCGGGCATGGAGGAGATGCCGCCCGAGATCGTGCGCATTCCAACCGAACCCGACGACGAGTGTGACCGCACCGCGAGCCTGCGGCCGTTCAACAATCGGTCCGACGCCGAAGCGGCGGTCGAGAACATCCGGACCCGAGGACGACTCATCGTCGGGCTCGACATCGGCAGCAATCTGTTCTCCTTCCGCGATCCGATCACCGGTGAGATCACCGGTTTCGATGTCGACATCGCCGGCGAGATCGCCCGCGACATCTTCGGCACCCCCTCCCAGGTCGAATACCGCATCCTGTCGTCGGCCGACCGAATCGCCGGATTACAGAACAATCAGGTGGACGTCGTCGTCAAGACCATGACGATCACCTGCGAACGCAAGAAGCTAGTCAACTTCTCCACGGTGTATTTCAACGCCAACCAGCGAATCCTGGCGGCACGCGACTCGACGATCTCGGAGCCGTCGGATTTGTCGGGTAAGCGGGTGTGCGTCGCCAAGGGCACGACGTCACTACAGCGGATCCAGGAGATCACGCCGCCACCGATCATCGTCGGTGTCGTCGCGTGGGCCGACTGCTTGGTGGCGCTGCAACAGCGGCAGGCCGACGCGGTCAGCACCGACGACTCGATCCTGGCCGGGTTGGTAGCCCAGGATCCCTATCTGCACATCGTCGGACCCAGCCTCAACGAGGAGCCTTACGGCATCGGCATCAATTTGCAGAACACCGGGCTGGTGCGATTCGTCAACGGCACGCTGGAGCGCATCCGCCGCGACGGCACGTGGAACACGTTGTACCGCAAGTGGTTGACGGTGCTGGGGCCTGCCCCGGCACCACCGGTGGCGAGGTATTCGGGCTGA
- the pta gene encoding phosphate acetyltransferase: MPAEPTSGIYIASPEGDTGKSTIALGILHRLATNVAKVGVFRPITRLGEERDYILELLLSQATAGLPYEDCVGVSYQQLHEDPDAAIGDIVDRYHRVADQCDAVLIVGSDYTDVAAPSELSTNARIAANLGAPVVLAVKAKDRSPEQVAQIVDVCLAEIGAQHAHTAAVVANRCDPDGMGALAAALEPFGPKCYVLPEEPLLVAPSVAELQAAVEGTVIGGDPALLSREAMDVLVAGMTAEHVLERLNEGVAVITAGDRSDVVLAVVSAHAAEGFPSLSCLILNGGLELHPSIASLVSGLGLRLPILATRFGTFETASRVASARGRVTATSVRKIDTALALMDAHVDVADLLAQLTIEMPSVVTPQMFTYQLLDWARSDRKHIVLPEGDDDRILTAAGRLLKRGVADLTILGEEAQIRARAAELGLDLSAAAVLDPKTSELCDKFAEQYAELRKHKGVTVEHAREIIHDVSYFGTMLVHNDMVDGMVSGARHTTAHTVRPSFEIIKTLPDVSTVSSIFLMCLADRVLAYGDCAIVPDPTSEQLADIAISSARTAARFGIEPRVAMLSYSTGTSGTGADVDKVRAATELVRQREPELLVDGPIQYDAAVEPSVAKTKMPDSNVAGHATVLIFPDLNTGNNTYKAVQRSAGAIAIGPVLQGLKKPVNDLSRGALVADIVNTVAITAIQAQTL; this comes from the coding sequence GTGCCCGCTGAGCCAACTTCGGGGATCTACATCGCTTCACCGGAAGGCGACACGGGCAAGTCGACAATCGCCCTTGGCATCCTTCATCGGCTCGCCACCAACGTCGCGAAGGTTGGCGTCTTCCGCCCCATCACCCGCCTCGGCGAGGAGCGCGACTACATCCTCGAGCTGTTGCTGTCGCAGGCGACCGCGGGACTGCCCTATGAGGATTGTGTGGGCGTCAGCTATCAACAGCTGCACGAGGACCCCGACGCAGCGATCGGCGACATCGTCGACCGCTATCACCGGGTGGCCGACCAGTGCGACGCCGTGCTGATCGTCGGCAGTGACTACACCGACGTCGCCGCCCCCAGCGAGCTGTCCACGAATGCGCGCATCGCGGCAAACCTCGGCGCTCCCGTCGTCCTCGCAGTGAAGGCGAAGGACCGCAGTCCCGAACAGGTCGCCCAGATCGTCGACGTGTGCCTGGCCGAGATCGGCGCCCAGCACGCGCACACCGCTGCGGTGGTGGCCAACCGCTGCGACCCCGATGGGATGGGCGCCCTGGCTGCCGCGCTCGAACCGTTCGGTCCCAAGTGCTACGTGCTGCCCGAGGAGCCGCTGCTGGTGGCGCCGTCGGTCGCCGAGTTGCAGGCCGCCGTCGAGGGGACGGTGATCGGAGGCGATCCCGCACTGCTTTCACGCGAGGCGATGGACGTGCTGGTGGCGGGTATGACCGCCGAACACGTACTGGAGCGGTTGAACGAAGGGGTTGCCGTCATCACGGCGGGCGACCGGTCCGATGTCGTGCTCGCCGTCGTGAGCGCGCACGCCGCCGAGGGCTTTCCGTCGCTGTCCTGCCTGATCCTCAACGGTGGCCTCGAACTGCACCCGTCGATCGCCTCGCTGGTGTCAGGTCTGGGTCTGCGCTTGCCGATCCTTGCGACCCGGTTCGGCACGTTCGAGACGGCCAGCCGGGTGGCGTCGGCGCGCGGCAGGGTCACCGCCACCTCGGTGCGCAAGATCGACACCGCACTCGCGCTGATGGACGCGCACGTCGACGTCGCCGACCTGCTCGCACAGTTGACGATCGAGATGCCCTCGGTCGTCACCCCGCAGATGTTCACCTACCAGCTGCTGGACTGGGCGCGCTCGGATCGCAAACACATTGTGCTGCCCGAGGGTGACGACGATCGCATCCTCACCGCGGCGGGCCGGCTGCTGAAGCGCGGCGTCGCTGACCTGACGATCCTCGGAGAGGAAGCCCAGATCCGCGCGCGGGCAGCTGAACTGGGTCTCGACCTTTCGGCGGCAGCGGTGCTCGACCCGAAGACCAGCGAGCTGTGCGACAAATTCGCCGAACAGTACGCCGAGTTGCGCAAGCACAAGGGCGTGACCGTCGAGCATGCCCGCGAGATCATTCACGACGTCTCGTATTTCGGCACCATGCTCGTGCACAACGACATGGTCGACGGCATGGTGTCCGGCGCTCGCCACACCACCGCCCACACTGTGCGCCCGTCGTTCGAGATCATCAAGACGCTGCCGGACGTGTCGACGGTGTCGAGCATCTTCCTGATGTGCCTCGCCGACCGGGTACTCGCCTACGGCGACTGCGCGATCGTGCCGGATCCGACATCGGAACAACTCGCCGACATAGCCATATCGTCGGCCCGCACCGCCGCGAGGTTCGGTATCGAGCCACGAGTGGCGATGCTGTCGTACTCGACGGGCACCAGTGGCACCGGAGCTGACGTCGACAAGGTCAGGGCCGCAACGGAACTCGTACGCCAGCGGGAGCCGGAGTTGCTGGTCGACGGGCCCATTCAGTACGACGCGGCGGTCGAACCGTCGGTGGCGAAGACGAAGATGCCCGACTCGAACGTCGCCGGGCACGCCACCGTGCTGATCTTCCCCGACCTCAACACCGGCAACAACACCTACAAGGCGGTCCAGCGAAGCGCCGGCGCCATCGCGATCGGCCCCGTGTTACAGGGCCTGAAGAAACCGGTCAACGATCTGTCGAGGGGTGCGCTGGTGGCGGACATCGTCAACACCGTCGCGATCACGGCGATTCAGGCGCAAACGCTGTGA
- a CDS encoding acetate kinase produces MSRVLVVNSGSSSLKYAVVEANSGDMIADGIVERIGDDEGVPDHAAALQVVFDELADDLAGLVAVGHRVVHGGPDLYRPTLVDDALISKLEELSPLAPLHNPPALLGIEVARKALPDFPHVAVFDTAFFHDLPPAAATYAIDRDIAAQWNIRRYGFHGTSHQFVSEQAAEFLGVPLDSLRQIVLHLGNGASASAIVGGRAVDTSMGLTPMEGLVMGTRSGDIDPGIITYLSRTAEMSVEDIESMLNRRCGMLGLGGEIDFRIVHQRIESGDSAAQLAYDVYIHRLRKYIGAYLAVLGSADVITFTAGVGENDAAVRRDALSGMSALGVELDEELNAEASKVARRISAESSRTAVLVVPTDEELAIARACVAVVTEQG; encoded by the coding sequence GTGAGTCGCGTCCTGGTCGTGAACTCGGGCTCGTCATCGCTGAAATATGCAGTCGTGGAGGCAAATTCCGGCGACATGATCGCCGACGGCATAGTCGAGAGGATCGGGGACGACGAGGGGGTCCCCGACCACGCTGCAGCGTTACAAGTGGTGTTCGACGAACTGGCGGACGATCTGGCCGGACTCGTGGCCGTTGGTCATCGGGTGGTGCACGGGGGTCCGGACCTCTATCGGCCCACGCTGGTCGACGACGCCTTGATCAGCAAGCTGGAAGAACTGTCTCCGCTTGCGCCGCTGCACAATCCGCCCGCGCTGCTGGGTATCGAAGTGGCTCGCAAAGCGCTGCCCGATTTTCCGCATGTCGCCGTGTTCGACACCGCCTTCTTTCACGACCTGCCGCCCGCCGCGGCCACCTACGCCATCGACCGCGACATCGCGGCGCAGTGGAACATCCGGCGGTATGGATTCCACGGCACGTCGCACCAGTTCGTCAGCGAGCAGGCCGCCGAATTCCTCGGTGTACCACTGGATTCGCTGCGCCAAATCGTGTTGCACCTCGGCAACGGCGCGTCGGCGTCGGCGATAGTCGGCGGCCGTGCCGTCGATACCTCCATGGGATTGACACCGATGGAGGGCCTGGTGATGGGCACCCGCTCCGGCGATATCGACCCCGGGATCATCACCTATCTGTCGCGCACCGCCGAGATGAGCGTCGAGGACATCGAGTCGATGCTCAACCGTCGCTGCGGCATGCTGGGCCTCGGCGGTGAGATCGACTTCCGGATCGTCCACCAGCGCATCGAATCCGGTGATTCAGCAGCACAATTGGCTTACGACGTCTATATCCACCGGTTGCGCAAATACATTGGCGCCTACCTGGCGGTGCTCGGTTCGGCCGACGTCATCACCTTCACCGCCGGGGTCGGTGAGAACGACGCCGCTGTCCGTCGCGACGCGCTGAGCGGAATGTCGGCGCTGGGTGTCGAGCTCGACGAGGAACTCAATGCCGAGGCAAGCAAGGTCGCACGCCGGATCTCGGCGGAGAGCTCGAGAACGGCCGTGCTCGTGGTTCCCACCGACGAGGAGCTGGCGATCGCCAGGGCCTGCGTCGCCGTGGTTACTGAACAGGGGTGA
- the thiS gene encoding sulfur carrier protein ThiS — protein MKISVNDEAVEVDDGTTVAALVERLGFGEKGIAVAVDLSVLPRSEWQTTLADGARVEVVTAVQGG, from the coding sequence ATGAAGATCTCGGTGAACGACGAAGCGGTCGAGGTCGACGACGGCACGACCGTGGCCGCGTTGGTGGAACGGCTGGGATTCGGCGAGAAGGGCATCGCGGTGGCCGTGGACCTCTCGGTGCTGCCCCGGTCGGAATGGCAGACGACGCTCGCCGACGGCGCGCGCGTCGAGGTGGTCACGGCGGTGCAGGGTGGTTGA
- a CDS encoding serine/threonine-protein kinase PknG, with translation MAAVQSDESDPGTQPAGLDDLEFDSAATMRPMATQAVFRPHFDDDSEGMSVGTGETEPQDHTTATRALSPMRRLGGGLVEIPRVRAKDPLEALMTNPVVAEGKRFCWNCGRPVGRSSDDGEALSEGWCPHCGSAYSFLPQLSPGDMINDQYEIKGCIAHGGLGWVYLAFDHNVNERPVVLKGLVHSGDAEAQKIAMLERQFLAEVTHPGIVKIYNFVEHDDKHGNPVGYIVMEYVGGTSLKQAKGEKVPVAQAIGYMLEILPALGYLHSIGLIYNDLKPENIMITEEQLKLIDLGAVSTINSFGYLYGTPGYQAPEIVRTGPTVATDIYTVGRTLAALTLNMRTRKGRYVDGLPEDDPVLTEYDSFARLLRRAIDPDPRRRFVSAEEMTSQLLGVLREVVARDTGVPRPGLSTVFSASRSTFGVDLLVAHTDVYLDGQVHSERLTAQDIVKALQVPLVDPADVGATVLSASVLTQPVQTLDSLRAARHGALDSEGIDLSESVELPLMEVRALLDLGDVAKATRKLEDLAERVGWRWRLVWFRAVSAMLTADYDSATKYFTEVLDTLPGELAPKIALAATAELAGAQVDEAPQRKFYDTVWSTDNGVISAGFGLARSQSAAGDRDAAVRTLDQVPVMSRHFTTARLTSAVTLLSGRSTNEITEQHIRDAARRVEALPDTEPRVLQIRALVLGTAMDWLADNTASTNHILGFPFTEHGLQLGVESSLRALARVAPTQGHRYALVDLANSVRPTSTF, from the coding sequence ATGGCAGCGGTACAGTCCGACGAATCCGATCCGGGTACCCAACCGGCCGGCCTCGACGACCTGGAATTCGACAGCGCCGCCACAATGCGGCCGATGGCCACCCAGGCGGTGTTCCGTCCGCACTTCGACGACGACTCCGAGGGAATGTCCGTCGGCACCGGCGAGACCGAGCCGCAGGATCACACGACGGCGACACGGGCGCTGTCTCCGATGCGCCGCCTCGGCGGCGGTCTCGTAGAGATTCCCCGGGTGCGCGCCAAGGACCCGCTCGAAGCGTTGATGACCAACCCGGTGGTCGCCGAGGGAAAGCGGTTCTGCTGGAACTGCGGCCGCCCGGTCGGCCGTTCCTCGGATGACGGCGAGGCGCTGTCAGAAGGCTGGTGCCCCCACTGCGGAAGCGCGTATTCCTTTCTGCCGCAGCTGAGTCCGGGTGACATGATCAACGACCAGTACGAGATCAAGGGCTGCATCGCCCACGGCGGTCTCGGCTGGGTGTACCTGGCCTTCGATCACAACGTCAACGAACGGCCGGTCGTCCTCAAGGGCCTGGTGCATTCGGGTGATGCCGAGGCGCAGAAGATCGCCATGCTCGAGCGTCAGTTCCTCGCCGAGGTCACCCACCCGGGCATCGTGAAGATCTACAACTTCGTCGAGCACGACGACAAGCACGGCAATCCGGTCGGCTACATCGTGATGGAGTACGTCGGCGGTACGTCGCTGAAGCAGGCCAAGGGCGAGAAGGTGCCGGTCGCCCAGGCCATCGGCTACATGCTGGAAATCCTTCCCGCCCTTGGCTATCTGCACTCGATCGGTCTCATCTACAACGACCTCAAGCCTGAAAACATCATGATCACCGAGGAGCAGCTCAAGCTGATCGACCTCGGTGCCGTGTCGACCATCAACTCGTTCGGATATCTGTACGGCACACCGGGTTATCAGGCGCCGGAGATCGTGCGGACCGGGCCGACGGTCGCCACCGACATCTACACCGTCGGCCGCACCCTGGCCGCGCTGACGCTGAACATGCGCACCCGCAAGGGCCGTTACGTCGACGGCCTGCCCGAGGACGATCCGGTGCTCACCGAGTACGACTCGTTCGCCCGGCTGTTGCGGCGCGCGATCGATCCGGATCCGCGACGGCGATTCGTCAGCGCCGAGGAGATGACCAGCCAGTTGCTCGGCGTCCTGCGCGAGGTGGTGGCCCGCGACACCGGTGTGCCGCGCCCCGGCCTGTCCACGGTGTTCTCCGCCTCGCGTTCGACGTTCGGGGTGGATCTGCTGGTGGCCCACACCGACGTCTATCTCGATGGGCAGGTGCATTCCGAGCGGCTGACCGCGCAGGACATCGTCAAGGCGCTGCAGGTACCACTTGTCGATCCGGCCGACGTCGGCGCGACCGTGTTGTCGGCGAGCGTGCTCACGCAACCCGTTCAGACACTTGACTCGTTGCGCGCTGCGCGCCACGGTGCGCTCGATTCTGAGGGCATCGATCTGTCGGAGTCGGTCGAACTACCGCTGATGGAGGTTCGCGCGCTGCTCGACCTCGGCGACGTCGCCAAGGCCACACGGAAGCTGGAGGATCTTGCCGAGCGAGTCGGCTGGCGGTGGCGGCTGGTGTGGTTCCGGGCTGTGTCGGCGATGCTGACGGCCGACTACGATTCCGCCACAAAGTATTTCACGGAGGTGCTCGACACCCTGCCCGGCGAGCTGGCGCCCAAGATCGCCCTGGCGGCCACCGCGGAGCTGGCGGGCGCGCAGGTCGACGAGGCGCCGCAGCGCAAGTTCTACGACACGGTGTGGTCCACCGACAACGGCGTCATCTCGGCGGGCTTCGGGCTGGCGCGTTCGCAGTCGGCGGCAGGAGACCGCGACGCCGCCGTGCGGACGCTGGACCAGGTGCCCGTCATGTCGCGGCACTTCACGACCGCCCGCCTGACGAGCGCCGTGACGCTGCTGTCCGGACGGTCGACGAATGAGATCACCGAGCAACACATCCGCGATGCGGCGCGTCGCGTCGAAGCGCTGCCGGACACCGAACCGCGCGTGCTGCAGATCCGGGCACTGGTCCTCGGCACCGCGATGGACTGGCTGGCGGACAACACCGCGAGCACCAACCACATCCTCGGCTTTCCCTTCACCGAACACGGGCTGCAACTCGGTGTCGAGTCTTCGCTACGCGCCCTCGCGCGGGTCGCACCCACCCAGGGCCACCGCTATGCGCTGGTCGACCTTGCGAACAGCGTGCGGCCCACCTCCACGTTCTGA
- a CDS encoding STAS domain-containing protein — MTISTSRVFRPDPESIGRREVHHRAVFSAHRDAPSTVTVTVEGEIDAANSRELAGYVQRHIAGSTHVVIDLRLVDFLGTAGLAALHNINVICCGCEATWVLQAGRQVRRLLAICDPEGALPLETAPPLLTPVQ; from the coding sequence GTGACCATCAGTACTTCTCGCGTATTCAGACCCGATCCCGAATCCATCGGCAGGCGCGAGGTGCACCACCGCGCGGTGTTCAGCGCGCACCGCGATGCCCCGTCGACGGTCACCGTCACCGTCGAGGGCGAGATCGACGCGGCGAACAGCCGTGAACTCGCCGGCTACGTCCAGCGTCACATCGCGGGTTCGACGCACGTGGTCATCGACCTACGGCTGGTGGATTTCCTCGGTACCGCGGGCTTGGCGGCGCTGCACAACATCAACGTGATCTGTTGCGGATGCGAAGCCACGTGGGTGCTGCAGGCCGGCAGGCAGGTCCGTCGTCTCCTCGCGATCTGCGATCCCGAGGGTGCGCTGCCGCTGGAGACGGCACCGCCGCTGCTCACCCCTGTTCAGTAA
- the thiO gene encoding glycine oxidase ThiO: MAERSLAVIGGGVIGLAVARRAALDGWTVRVHRSDEPGSSWVAGGMLAPHSEGWPGEERLLRLGLASLKLWHSGFLDGLPDSVVTARESLVVAVDRADAADLRTVGEWLAAQGHPVEPTTAAREIEPLLAQGIRHGFRAETELAVDNRAIVDALAEHCERLGVLWAPPVGELTDAVADAVVIANGIDAPSLWPGLPIRPVKGEVLRLRWRRGCMPVPQRVIRARVHGRQVYLVPRHDGVVVGATQYEHGRDTAPAVTGVRELLDDACAVMPALGEYEFAECAAGLRPMTPDGLPIVGRLDERTLVAGGHGRNGFLLAPWTAEAILGELNGVPLPEADLVGSAMRSQ; the protein is encoded by the coding sequence ATGGCAGAGAGATCACTCGCGGTCATCGGCGGTGGCGTCATCGGGCTGGCGGTCGCACGACGGGCTGCCCTCGACGGTTGGACCGTGCGCGTGCACCGCAGCGACGAGCCCGGCTCCTCGTGGGTGGCAGGCGGCATGCTCGCCCCGCACAGCGAGGGCTGGCCCGGTGAAGAGCGGCTGCTACGGCTGGGGCTCGCGTCGCTGAAGCTCTGGCACAGCGGGTTCCTCGACGGTCTTCCCGACAGCGTGGTCACCGCGCGCGAATCGCTGGTCGTCGCCGTCGATCGGGCCGACGCCGCGGACCTGAGGACCGTCGGCGAGTGGTTGGCGGCTCAGGGGCATCCGGTCGAGCCGACGACCGCCGCCCGCGAGATCGAACCGCTGCTCGCGCAGGGCATCCGGCACGGCTTTCGTGCCGAAACCGAACTGGCCGTGGACAATCGGGCGATCGTCGATGCGCTCGCCGAGCACTGCGAGCGGCTCGGAGTGCTGTGGGCGCCGCCGGTCGGTGAGTTGACCGACGCTGTGGCGGACGCCGTGGTGATCGCGAACGGTATCGACGCGCCATCGTTGTGGCCCGGTCTGCCGATCCGCCCGGTGAAGGGAGAAGTGCTGCGGCTGCGCTGGCGACGGGGGTGCATGCCGGTACCGCAGCGCGTGATTCGCGCCCGAGTGCACGGCCGCCAGGTCTACCTCGTTCCGCGGCACGACGGCGTGGTCGTCGGCGCCACCCAGTACGAACACGGCCGTGACACCGCGCCCGCCGTCACCGGTGTGCGCGAACTGCTCGATGACGCGTGTGCCGTGATGCCCGCGCTCGGCGAGTACGAATTCGCCGAGTGCGCAGCCGGTCTTCGTCCGATGACGCCCGACGGACTGCCCATCGTCGGCCGGCTCGACGAACGCACACTGGTCGCCGGTGGACACGGACGCAACGGCTTTCTGCTGGCGCCGTGGACTGCCGAGGCGATACTGGGGGAGCTGAACGGTGTTCCGTTGCCTGAAGCTGATTTGGTGGGAAGTGCGATGAGGAGCCAATGA